A genomic region of Bubalus kerabau isolate K-KA32 ecotype Philippines breed swamp buffalo chromosome 10, PCC_UOA_SB_1v2, whole genome shotgun sequence contains the following coding sequences:
- the RHOV gene encoding rho-related GTP-binding protein RhoV, giving the protein MPPRELSEAESSPLRSPTPPPGRGSASPELGIKCVLVGDGAVGKSSLIVSYTCNGYPARYRPTALDTFSVQVLVDGAPVRIELWDTAGQEDFDRLRSLCYPDTDVFLACFSVVQPSSFQNITEKWLPEIRTHNPQAPVLLVGTQADLRDDVNVLIQLDQGGREGPVPQPQAQGLAEKIRACCYLECSALTQKNLKEVFDSAILSAIEHKARLEKKLNAKGVRTLSRCRWKKFFCFV; this is encoded by the exons ATGCCCCCGCGGGAGCTAAGCGAAGCCGAGTCGTCCCCGCTCCGATCCCCGACCCCTCCCCCGGGACGGGGCAGCGCCTCCCCCGAGCTGGGCATAAAGTGCGTGCTGGTGGGCGACGGCGCGGTGGGCAAGAGCAGCCTCATTGTCAGCTACACCTGCAATGGGTACCCCGCGCGCTACCGGCCCACAGCGCTGGACACCTTCTCCG TGCAAGTCCTGGTTGATGGAGCCCCGGTGCGCATTGAGCTCTGGGACACAGCGGGACAG GAAGACTTTGACCGCCTTCGCTCCCTCTGCTACCCGGATACAGATGTCTTCCTGGCCTGCTTCAGTGTGGTGCAGCCCAGCTCCTTCCAAAATATCACAGAGAAATGGCTACCAGAAATTCGTACTCACAATCCCCAGGCGCCCGTGCTGCTGGTGGGTACCCAAGCTGACCTGAGGGATGATGTCAATGTACTGATTCAGCTGGACCAGGGGGGCCGGGAAGGCCCAGTGCCTCAACCCCAGGCTCAGGGTCTGGCCGAGAAGATCCGGGCCTGCTGCTACCTGGAGTGCTCTGCCTTGACGCAGAAGAACTTGAAAGAGGTGTTTGACTCGGCCATTCTCAGTGCCATTGAGCACAAAGCCCGGCTGGAGAAGAAACTGAACGCCAAAGGTGTGCGCACCCTCTCCCGCTGCCGCTGGAAGAagttcttctgttttgtttga